One window of Tachysurus vachellii isolate PV-2020 chromosome 21, HZAU_Pvac_v1, whole genome shotgun sequence genomic DNA carries:
- the flii gene encoding protein flightless-1 homolog produces the protein MAATGVLPFIRGVDLSGNDFKGGYFPEHVKSMTSLRWLKLNRTGICYLPEELSSLQKLEHLSVSHNSLTTLHGELSSLPNLRAVVARANNLKNSGVPDDIFNLDDLSVLDLSFNQLTEIPRDLEKSRNMLVLNLSHNSIDNIPNQLFINLTDLLYLDLSDNKLDSLPPQMRRLVHLQTLILNNNPLMHAQLRQLPAMVALQTLHLRNTQRTQSNMPTSLEGLTHLADVDLSCNDLNRVPECLYSLVSLKRLNLSSNQISELSLCIDQWTQLETLNLSRNQLTSLPSAICKLSKLKKLYLNSNKLDFDGVPSGVGKLSSLVEFMAANNNLELIPEGLCRCTKLKKLVLNKNRLVTLPEAIHYLTDLDVLDVRENPNLVMPPKPVDRGAEWYNIDFSLQNQLRLAGASPATVAAAGGGNSPRDPMARKMRLRRRKDSTQDDQAKQVLKGMSDVAQEKNKSIQENGDMKYSDLKSKRWDKNLEKPPINYSEFFLEDVGQVPGVSVWQIENFVPVLVDEAFHGKFYEADSYIILKTFLDENGALNWQIFYWIGQEATLDKKAGSAIHAVNLRNFLGAECRTIREEMGDESEEFTAVFDNEISYIEGGTASGFYTVEDSQYTTRLYRVYGKKNIKLESVPLKAASLDPRFVFLLDAGLEIFVWRGSNATLSNTTKARLFAEKINKNERKGKSEITSLMQNQEPPEFWEVLGGQPEEIKKHVADDFSPVRPKLYKVGLGLGYLELPQINYKLSVEHKDKLKLDVLPELRLLQSLLDTKGVYILDCWSEVFIWIGRKSPRLVRAAALKLGQELCSMLHRPKHALVIRNLEGTECQVFKSKFKNWDDVLKVDYTRNAESVKQSDGLSGKVKKDAEPKNQMKADLTALFLPRQPPMPLSEAEQMMEEWNEDLDGMEGFVLEGKKFARLPEEEFGNFYTQDCYVFLCRYWVPVEYEEDKEKEKGDDEGEDEDKQPEEDFQCVVYFWQGREASNMGWLTFTFSLQKKFESLFPGKLEVVRMTQQQENLKFLSHFKRKFIIHKGKRKLKVDNVQPSLYHIRTNGSALCTRTIQISTDSGNLNSEFCFILKVPFESTDNQGIVYTWVGRAADPDEAKLAEDIMNSMFDDTYSKQVINEGEEPENFFWVGIGSQKPYDEDAQYMKYARLFRCSNEKGYFSISEKCSDFCQDDLADDDIMLLDNGNEVYMWVGTQTSQVEIKLSLKACQVYIQHMRSKDAEHPRKLRLVRKGNEPHCFTRCFHAWSTFRTVLA, from the exons ATGGCTGCTACCGGAGTTCTCCCCTTTATCAGGGGAGTAGACTTAAGTGGGAATGATTTTAAA GGAGGATATTTTCCTGAACATGTTAAATCTATGACTAGTTTGAGATGGCTGAAACTCAACAGAACTGGGATTTGTTATCTTCCAGAAGAACTTTCCTCTCTCCAGAAACTG GAGCATTTGTCAGTGAGCCACAACAGTCTAACAACGCTACATGGAGAGCTCTCGAGCCTTCCAAACCTACGG GCAGTTGTGGCTAGGGCAAACAACCTCAAGAATTCAGGAGTTCCAGATGATATTTTTAATCTGGATGACCTCTCAGTACTG GACCTGAGCTTCAATCAGTTGACTGAAATTCCAAGAGATCTGGAGAAGTCTAGAAATATGCTGGTTCTTAACCTCAGTCATAACAG cATTGACAACATACCAAATCAGCTGTTCATTAACCTCACCGATCTCCTTTATCTGGATCTGAGTGACAATAAGTTGGACAGCCTTCCCCCTCAGATGAGACGACTGGTTCATCTTCAGACGCTCATTCTCAACAATAATCCCCTTATGCACGCACAGTTAAG ACAACTTCCAGCAATGGTAGCTCTTCAGACTCTTCATTTAAGAAACACTCAACGCACTCAAAGTAACATGCCGACAAGTCTTGAAGGCCTCACTCATTTAGCAG ATGTGGATCTGTCCTGCAACGATCTGAATCGGGTGCCGGAATGTTTATACTCCTTGGTCAGTTTAAAACGCCTTAATCTGAGTAGTAATCAGATCTCCGAGCTGTCACTGTGTATAGATCAGTGGACCCAGCTAGAGACTCTGAACCTGTCCAGGAACCAGCTCACGTCATTGCCC TCTGCAATTTGCAAATTATCCAAACTGAAGAAGCTGTATTTGAACTCAAACAAGCTTGATTTTGATGGAGTGCCATCTGGTGTTGGGAAGCTGTCCAGCTTGGTGGAGTTCATGGCAGCTAATAATAATCTGGAGCTTATTCCAGAGGGTCTCTGCAG GTGCACAAAACTAAAGAAATTGGTTTTGAACAAGAACAGGCTTGTGACGTTACCCGAGGCAATCCATTACCTTACCGATTTAGAC gTTTTGGACGTTCGTGAAAATCCAAACCTGGTTATGCCACCCAAACCTGTGGACAGGGGAGCTGAATGGTACAACATAGACTTCTCTTTGCAGAACCAGTTGCGATTGGCTGGTGCATCACCAGCTACCGTGGCTGCAGCAGGTGGAG GAAATAGTCCAAGAGATCCAATGGCCAGAAAGATGAGGTTACGGCGACGGAAGGATTCCACACAGGATGACCAAGCAAAACAGGTGCTGAAGGGCATGTCTGATGTAGCTCAGGAGAAGAACAAATCTATTCAG GAGAATGGTGACATGAAATACTCTGACCTGAAGTCCAAACGCTGGGATAAGAACCTCGAGAAGCCTCCGATTAACTATTCTGAGTTCTTTTTGGAAGATGTGGGTCAGGTTCCTGGAGTGTCTGTGTGGCAGATAGAGAACTTCGTGCCTGTTCTGGTGGATGAAGCTTTCCATGGAAAGTTCTATGAGGCAGACTCTTACATTATCCTGAAG ACTTTTCTAGATGAGAATGGAGCTTTAAACTGGCAGATCTTTTACTGGATCGGTCAGGAGGCCACCTTGGATAAGAAAGCAGGCTCTGCTATCCATGCTGTTAATCTTCGCAATTTCCTGGGGGCTGAGTGTAGGACTATCCGAGAGGAAATGGGGGACGAAAGTGAAGAATTTACTGCG GTGTTTGACAATGAAATTTCCTACATAGAAGGAGGAACTGCTAGTGGATTCTACACAGTGGAGGATTCACAATACACAACAAG ACTTTATCGTGTATATGGGAAGAAGAACATCAAACTGGAGTCTGTGCCTCTAAAGGCAGCCTCTCTTGATCCTCG GTTCGTTTTCTTGCTGGATGCTGGCCTTGAAATATTTGTGTGGAGAGGATCCAATGCCACCCTTAGCAACACTACAAAAGCCAG ATTATTTGCGGAGAAGATAAACAAGAATGAAAGGAAGGGAAAATCAGAGATCACTTCTTTGATGCAGAATCAGGAACCTCCAGAGTTTTGGGAAGTTCTTGGTGGACAGCCAGAGGAAATCAAGAAACATGTTGCAGATGATTTTTCTCCAGTACGACCTAAACTCTACAAG GTTGGTCTGGGTTTGGGTTATCTTGAACTTCCTCAAATCAACTACAAGCTTTCAGTTGAGCATAAGGACAAACTCAAACTTGATGTGCTTCCCGAGCTCAGACTG CTCCAAAGCCTTCTAGACACTAAAGGTGTATATATACTGGATTGTTGGTCTGAAGTGTTCATTTGGATTGGACGCAAGTCCCCTCGTCTGGTAAGAGCAGCTGCACTGAAATTAGGCCAGGAGCTGTGCAGCATGCTCCATCGACCAAAACACGCCCTGGTCATCCGCAACCTGGAGGGTACCGAGTGCCAG GTCTTCAAATCCAAGTTTAAGAACTGGGATGATGTGTTGAAGGTGGACTACACCAGGAATGCAGAGAGTGTTAAGCAGAGTGATGGCCTGTCTGGAAAGGTGAAGAAGGATGCTGAGCCAAAGAACCAGATGAAGGCTGATCTGACTGCACTCTTCCTGCCCAGGCAGCCACCAATGCCCCTATCTGAG GCTGAACAAATGATGGAAGAATGGAACGAGGACCTGGATGGTATGGAAGGATTTGTTTTGGAAGGTAAAAAGTTTGCCCGGCTGCCAGAAGAGGAGTTTGGTAACTTCTACACACAAGACTGCTATGTGTTTCTCTGCAG GTACTGGGTGCCGGTTGAGTACGAGgaggacaaagagaaagaaaagggtgATGATGAAGGAGAGGATGAGGACAAGCAACCTGAAGAGGATTTCCAGTGTGTGGTTTACTTCTGGCAAGGTCGTGAggcgtccaacatgggctggcTAACGTTCACATTCAGTTTGCAGAAGAAGTTTGAGAGCCTTTTCCCTGGCAAGCTGGAG GTTGTTCGGATGACCCAGCAGCAGGAGAACCTCAAGTTCTTGTCACACTTCAAGAGGAAGTTCATTATCCACAAAGGAAAGAGGAAGCTTAAGGTGGACAATGTGCAGCCCAGTCTGTACCACATCAGGACAAATGGAAGTGCACTCTGCACCAG AACTATCCAGATTTCAACAGACTCCGGTAACCTTAACTCTGAGTTCTGCTTCATACTGAAG GTGCCATTTGAGAGTACAGACAACCAGGGGATCGTGTATACCTGGGTTGGCAGAGCAGCAGACCCAGACGAGGCTAAGCTGGCAGAGGATATAATGAACTCGATGTTTGATGATACCTACAGCAAGCAG GTAATAAACGAGGGAGAGGAACCAGAAAACTTCTTCTGGGTTGGCATTGGCTCACAGAAACCATATGACGAAGATGCACAATACATGAAATATGCCAGACTATTTAG GTGCTCCAATGAGAAAGGTTACTTTTCTATATCAGAGAAATGCTCTGACTTCTGTCAAGATGATTTGGCTGATGATGACATCATGCTCCTGGACAATGGAAATGAA gtgTACATGTGGGTTGGCACCCAGACAAGCCAAGTGGAGATCAAACTGAGTCTGAAGGCTTGTCAG GTCTATATTCAGCACATGAGGTCCAAGGATGCAGAGCACCCGAGGAAACTGCGCCTGGTGCGCAAAGGCAACGAACCTCATTGCTTTACACGCTGTTTCCATGCTTGGAGCACATTCAGGACAGTGCTCGCataa
- the mgmt gene encoding methylated-DNA--protein-cysteine methyltransferase isoform X2, which translates to MQKQRNACVLQCVCLESPVGELLLSGCEKGIHTITITMETEHRSGLISDQAELNPELQKCVTWLQSYFRSAQSVISLPFPALHHPMLQGDSFTAHVLRILQSRVRVGQTVSYKELSEMAGNPKAVRAVGSVMRRNPVPLIVPCHRVLCSSGQSGRYMAGKGDHIKLWLLSHEGKKGST; encoded by the exons ATGCAGAAACAGCG aaacgcgtgtgtgttgcagtgtgtgtgtctggagtcGCCTGTGGGAGAGCTTCTCCTGAGCGGCTGTGAGAAAGGAATACACACCATCACCATTACTATGGAAACAGAACATAg gtctgggCTCATTTCAGACCAGGCAGAACTGAACCCGGAGCTTCAGAAGTGTGTTACGTGGCTCCAGAGTTACTTTCGTTCTGCACAGTCAGTGATCTCTCTTCCGTTTCCTGCCTTACATCACCCAATGTTGCAGGGAG ACTCCTTCACTGCACACGTGCTAAGGATATTGCAGTCAAGGGTACGAGTGGGACAAACCGTCTCCTACAAAGAGCTCAGTGAGATGGCTGGAAACCCGAAGGCTGTTCGAGCAGTGGGCAGCGTTATGAGGAGAAATCCG GTTCCTCTGATTGTGCCCTGTCATCGTGTGCTGTGTAGCTCAGGTCAGAGTGGCAGATATATGGCAGGCAAAGGAGATCATATTAAACTGTGGCTGCTCTCTCATGAAGGGAAGAAGGGTTCGACCTAA
- the mgmt gene encoding methylated-DNA--protein-cysteine methyltransferase isoform X1, translated as MQKQRYVPHPGWGRRGRNACVLQCVCLESPVGELLLSGCEKGIHTITITMETEHRSGLISDQAELNPELQKCVTWLQSYFRSAQSVISLPFPALHHPMLQGDSFTAHVLRILQSRVRVGQTVSYKELSEMAGNPKAVRAVGSVMRRNPVPLIVPCHRVLCSSGQSGRYMAGKGDHIKLWLLSHEGKKGST; from the exons ATGCAGAAACAGCGGTATGTACCACACCCTGGGTGGGGCAGAAGGGGC agaaacgcgtgtgtgttgcagtgtgtgtgtctggagtcGCCTGTGGGAGAGCTTCTCCTGAGCGGCTGTGAGAAAGGAATACACACCATCACCATTACTATGGAAACAGAACATAg gtctgggCTCATTTCAGACCAGGCAGAACTGAACCCGGAGCTTCAGAAGTGTGTTACGTGGCTCCAGAGTTACTTTCGTTCTGCACAGTCAGTGATCTCTCTTCCGTTTCCTGCCTTACATCACCCAATGTTGCAGGGAG ACTCCTTCACTGCACACGTGCTAAGGATATTGCAGTCAAGGGTACGAGTGGGACAAACCGTCTCCTACAAAGAGCTCAGTGAGATGGCTGGAAACCCGAAGGCTGTTCGAGCAGTGGGCAGCGTTATGAGGAGAAATCCG GTTCCTCTGATTGTGCCCTGTCATCGTGTGCTGTGTAGCTCAGGTCAGAGTGGCAGATATATGGCAGGCAAAGGAGATCATATTAAACTGTGGCTGCTCTCTCATGAAGGGAAGAAGGGTTCGACCTAA